CCGGAGGGCGACCGCTGGCTCGTGGGCGAGGGCATGGCCGCCGCGATGATCGCCACGATGCCGCCCCGCGGGCACTTCGCGGACGTGACCGTGGCGATGGCGGCCGACGGGATCGTGACGGTGTCCGTCGGCACGGCCGAGTTCGGCAACGGCACGACCACCGTGCACGCGCAGCTGGCCGCGACCGCGCTGGGGACGACGCCCGACCGGATCCGCATCCGCCAGTCCGACACCGACGTCACCCGCTACGACACGGGCGCGTTCGGATCCGCGGGCACGGTCGTCGCGGGCAAGGCCGTGCACGGGGCCGCGACCGCGCTCGCCGACCTGCTGCGGGAGGCGGCCGCCGCGCGCACGGGGATCGCCGCCGACGCGTTCGCGCTCACGCCGGACGCGCTCGTCGCGGACGACGGCGTCGCGGTGCCGATCGCCGAGCTGGTCGGCCCCGACGGCCTCGCCGCCCAGGCGCACGAGGACGGCGCGCTCCGCTCCCTCGCGTTCAACGTGCACGCCTTCCGGGTGGCGGTGGATCCCGCGACGGGCGAGGTCCGCATCCTCCGCTCCGTGCAGGCCGTCGACGCCGGCACCGTGCTGAACCCCGCGCAGCTGCGCGGCCAGGTCGAGGGCGGGACGGCGCAGGCGCTCGGCACCGCCATGTACGAGGAGGTCGTGCACGACGGCGAGGGGCGGATCCTCACGGACGTGCTGCGGAACTACCACATCCCCCAGCTCGCCGACCTGCCCGTGACCGAGGTGCTCTTCGCCGCCACGCACGACGACAACGGGCCGCACGGCGCGAAGTCGATGAGCGAGGCGCCCTACAACCCGGTCGCGCCCGCGCTCGCCAACGCGGTGCGGGACGCGATCGGGATCCGGCCGCACGACCTGCCGATGTCGCGCGACCGCGTGTGGCGGCTGCTGCACGGCGGCGGCCCGCAGCCACGGTTCGACAGCCCGACGACGCTCGGGGAGCGCGGGACGCGGGAGTAGCGGGCGGGGTGCACCGCGATCAGGCAGCGGCCCGGCGCCGACGGGCGAGCACCACCGCGCGCCCGACCACCCCGACCAGCAGCACGCCGGATCCCACGGCGATGGACGCCCCGGGCAGCGTCGCCACCAGCACCAGGCAGCCCACGACGCCGAGCGCCTGCAGCGCCCGCGGGTACCGCCGATCCGCGCGCTCCTGCGTGAAGGCCGCGGCATTGGCGACCACGTAGTACAGCAGCACGCCGAAGGATGAGAAGCCGACGACGCCGCGGAGATCCACGGTGAGGACGAGCGCGACGACGACCGCGGCCACCGCGATCTCGGCCCGCTGCGGCACCCGGTACCGCGGGTGCACGACGGCGAGCGCGCGCGGCAGGTCGCCCTCGCGCGCCATCGCGAGCGACGTGCGCCCGATCCCCGCGAGGAGCGCGAGCAGCGCGCCGAGGCACGCGGCCGCGGCCCCGACGCCGACGACCGGCACCGCCCACGCCCAGCCCGCGTCGCGCACGACGTCGGCGAGCGGCGCGGTGGATCCGCCGAGCCGCGCGTCCCCGAGCACCCCGAGCAGCGTCACGGCGACGAGGGCGTAGACGACGAGCGCGCCGCCGAGCGCCAGCAGGATCGCCCGCGGGATGGTGCGGGCGGGATCCCGCACCTCCTCCCCCATGGTCGCGATGCGCGCGTAGCCCGCGAACGCGAAGAACAGGAGCCCCGCCGACTGGAGGACGCCGTAGGGCGTGGCGTCGACGACGCCCGCGACCGGTCCTGCGGCTGCATGCGGCCCGCCCGCGACGAGGCCGGCGACCAGCACGAGCGCGATCACCGCGAGGACCACGGCGATGATCACGCGCGCGAGCCGGGCGGTGCGGGTCACGCCGAGGCAGCCGACAGTGGCGAGCGCGACGACGGCGAGCGCCGCCACCGGCCGCTGCCATGCGGCGGGCACGGCGTACGCGGCGAAGGTCAGGGCCATGGCGGCGCAGCTCGCGGTCTTGCCGATGACGAACGACCAGCCCGCCAGGAAGCCCGGCCACTCCCCCAGCCGCTCCCGGCCGTACAGGTACGAGCCGCCGGACGACGGGTAGCGGGCCGCGAGCTGCGCGGACGCCGTGGCGTTGCAGAACGCGACGACCGCCGCGATCGCGAGGCCGACGAGGAGGCCGCCGCCTGCCGCGCGGGCGGCGGCGGGCATGACGGCGAAGATCCCGGCGCCGATCATCGCACCGAGGCCGAGCACGGTGGCGTCGAGGAGGCCGAGGCGGCGGGCGAGGGCGGGCTGCGGCGCGGCGGATGCGGATTCGGCGGCGGCGGTCATGCGCTCTCCCCGTGGATCGGTCCGGTGGTCGTCGTGAGCGGCGCCCCCGCGGCACCGGCGCGCGCCGCGAGCACCTCCGCGAGGATGGAGACGGCCGTCTCCTGCGGCGTGCTGGCACCGATGTCGAGGCCGATGGGCGAGCGCAGGCGCGCGAGCTCGGCCTCCGTCAGGCCCTCCTCCACGAGCAGCGCGCGGCGGCGCACGTCGGTGGCGCGGGATCCCATCGCGCCGACGAACGCGACCGGCAGACGGAGCGCGGCGACGAGCAGCGGAACGTCGAAGCGGTCGTCGTGGGTGAGCACGCAGATCACGGTGCGGGCGTCGACCTCGGTGCGTGCGAGGTACTCGTCGGGCCACTCGGCGACGACCTCGTGGGCCGATGGGAAGCGCGCGCGGGTCGCGAAGGCCGGCCGGGCGTCGCACACGGTCACCCGGTAGCCGAGGAGCGCGGCCGCGTCGGCGAGGGCGGCGGAGAAGTCGACGGCGCCGAAGACGAGCAGGCGGGGCGGCGGGGCGGTGACGAGGTGCAGGACGCGCAGGGGCCCGTCGGCGCAGTCGACCTCCGTGGTGCCCGAGCGGCCGGCGGCGAGGCGGGAGGCGAGCTCGGCGCGGATCCGGCGGGCGGGGTCGGCGCCGACGGCCGCGTCGGCCTCGGGGTCGGGGGCCCCGGTGATCCACGCGCCGGCGGCCGGCCCCTCCAGCACGAGCGCGAGCGATGCGGCGCGGCCGGCGCGGGCGTCCTCGAGCGCGGCGCGCACGGCGACGGGGATCGGAGACCGCGCGTCGCCCGCGGGGGCGACCTCGACGACGACCACGCCGATCCGCCCGCCGCACGTCAGGCCGACCTGGAACGCGTCGTCGTCGCTGACGCCGAAGGACGTGAGCGCGGGCACCCCGTCCTCGAGCACGCCGTGGGCCACCTCGACGACGGCGCCCTCGACGCAGCCGCCGGAGATGGATCCGATGACCCGGCCCCGGTCGTCGACGGCCATCGCCGTGCCCGCCGTGCGCGGGGCGCTGCCGAGCACGTCCGTGACGCACGCGACGGCGAGACGACGGCCGTCGGCGAGGGCGTCGAGCACCTCCGCGGCGATCTCGAGCACGGCACCTCCGGGACGGGAGCGCCGACGGGCGGGCGCGGAGCGGGACGGGGAGGGCGGCGACCGGATGGATCGCGATGGTACCGCCCGCGTCAAGCCTCGCACGGCCCCTGCGTAGGGTGGGACGCGGATGCCGGGGGGATCCTCCCGCGGCGACGCGCGCGCATCCGCCGCGCCCGAGGAGGCCGCATGACCCCGACCGCACCCGACCGCCCGCAGCCCCTGTTCCGGCGGATCCGCCGCGCGTGGGCCGACGCGCCCGCGGTCGTGCAGGTGCTCGCCGTCGCCGCGATCTACTTCGGGTTCCTGACCCTCATCGACTTCGCGGGGTGGGAAGAGGTCGGCGTCGCGCTGCTCCTCCGTGCCGGCCTCGCGCTCGTGTTCGGCGCGCTGATGATCGGCTCGCGACGCATCCGGGGCCGACGCTGGGCCCGCACCCCCAGCTGGGTCGAGGTGTCCGAGGCCGCCGAGGACAGCGAGCTCCCGGCGGGCGCGGACCTCGGCGCCTGGGTCGCGGCGCTCGAACGACGCCGAGCCGACATCCGGCAGGAGGCGTGGATCGTCCCGATCGGGCTCGTCGTCGTCGTGGCCCTGACGTTCCTCAACGGGGCGAGCGGCGACCGGGCCGTCGCCGGACTGGTGTTCCTGGCGGTCTTCGTGACCTGGGGGATGTCGAACATCGTGTCGCGCGGTCGCCGCCGTGACGGGGTCGACGCCCTCCTCATCCGGCTGCAGGAGCAGGAACGCGCGGACGACGCCCGACACGCGGAGTGGGCGCCGCCCGCCCCCGACGACCGGATCCCCCCGGCTGCTGGATGATGGGCTCTGCGTGCGACGACCCGGCGTGCGACAGATCCGGGGAGCGAGCATGACGCCGACTCACGGCACCGCCCCTCCGACGCACGGTCGATGGCGGCGCGCCCGCCGCCGGCTGGCCGACGCCCCCGCGGTCGTCCCCGCGATGGGTGTCGCCCTGGCGTGGTCCGCGATCCTGACCTGCTCCCGGGTCGCGCTCGGCCAGGAGGCGGACCTCGACCGGATCGTGGCGACGCTCACGGTCGGCGCGGTCGTCGGGCTGGTCCTCACGTTCGCCATCTCCCGGCGACGTCGCGGGGCCCCGCCTCGCATCCGATTCGTCGACGTCTCCGAGGCGATCGACGACGGCCAGGTCCCCGCCGACGCCGACGCCGACTCCTGGCGGTGGCTGCTGCTCCGCCGGCGCGACGTCCACGACCAGCTCGGAGGACCGTGGGCGGTGCTCATCGCGGCGGTCGCGCTCGTCGGCACGGTCGCCGTGGGCGTGCTCGGCGGGCCGCCCCTCGCCTGGACCCTGCCCGCGGTGGTCGCCGTCGCGGTAGCGGGAATGGCCGTGGTCCGCCGACGACGGGTCGCGCAGATCGACGCGCTCCTGCAGCCGCTGCTCGCGGTGGATGCGCCGGGGAGCATCGACGGGGCCGACGGCGTGAGGCGCACGGACGACGCCGAACCCGGCCCGTCCCCTACGGCGGGACCGGCCGGGCGGCCTCCGAGGTGACGACGCCGAGAAGGGTCACCGCTTCCTGAGCGCCGCCGTCGGTCGCGGCGTGTCGGAGCGCGCGCCCCGTCGGGAGGTCGACGATCGACCGGGTTCTCGATCCCGTGCGACGCGACGCCGCGCCGCCGCAGGATCCGGCCCTCCGCGTGATGCCCTCGGGCTCCCGCCGTCCAGCACCGCCGCGCACCAGCCGAGCGAACGGATCCCCCGCATGAGCGAACCCCGGACCACCGACCACCCCGCGTCGCCCACGACGGACTCCCGCCGCGCCGTGCACCGCGGCCACGTCCTCCACATCACGGGGTCCCCGCGCGTCGAGGACGCCCGCCGCCACCTCGTCTCCGTCCCCGACGGCGCGCTCGCGATCGACGACGCCGGCCGCATCGCGTGGGTCGGCCCGTACCGCGAGCTCCCCGCCGCGTTCGCCGACGCTCCCGTGCACGGCGACGCCTCCGACTTCCTGATCCCCGGCTTCGTCGACGCGCACGTGCACTTCCCGCAGACCTACACGACGAGCGCGCACGGCGGCGGCCAGCTCCTCGAGTGGCTCGACTCGTGCGTGTTCCCGTCCGAGGCGCGCCTCGAGGACGAGGGGTTCGCGCGCATGATCGCCGCGGACTTCACGCGCCGCCGCATCATGGCGGGCACCACGAGCGCGCTCGTGTTCGGATCCGCGTTCCCGCACGCCCAGGACGCCCTGTTCGAGGCCTCCCGCGACGCCGGGCTCCGGCTGGTGAGCGGCCGCGGCATCCAGACGGTCGGCTCCGGCCCCGCCGCCCCCCTCCTCACGTCCGAGGAGGACGCGATCGCGCTGTCGTGCGCGGAGATCGACCGCTGGCACGCCGTCGACACGGGCGATGCGACGACGGCGACGCTGCAGGTCGCGATCGTCCCGCGGTTCAGCCTCTCGGTGACGCCGACGACGCTCCGCGGCCTCGGCGAGCTGTACGACGTGGCGCGCGGCGAGGGCGTCCACTTCCACTCGCACCTCAACGAGAACGACAGGCCGGGCACGGGTGAGATCGCGGCCGTCCGCCAGGTCTACGGCACCGACACCTACCTCGACACCTACGACGGGCTCTTCCTGCCCGGGTCGGAGCGCGGCGGATCGAGCCTCCTCGGGCGTCGCAGCGTCTTCGCGCACGCGGTGCACTGCCAGGACTCCGAGCTGGCGCGGCTCGCCGAGACGGGCAGCAGCATCGCGCACTGCCCGACGTCGCAGCAGTTCCTCGGGTCCGGCACGATGCCGTGGCGGCGGACGGTGGCGGCGGGCGTGAACGTGGCGATCGGATCCGACGTGGGCGCCGGCGACGAGTGGCTCGTCTCCCGCGTGCTCAACGACGCGTTCAAGGTGCACCTGTCGGAGCCGGGCGACGCGGGCGTGGAGATCGACGCGGCCGAGCTGCTGTTCACCGGCACGCTCGCGGGCGCCCGCGCGCTCGACATGGAGGACCGCTACGGCAACCTCGACGTCGGCAAGGACGCCGACTTCCTGACGATCACGCCGGACCTCTGGGAGCCGCTCGCCCTCACGCTCGCCCACGGGATCCGCGCGGACGACGCCGATCGCGCCACCGACCAGATCCTCTTCACGCTGCTGATGGGGCTGCGCGAGCCCGCCATCTCGGCTGTGCACGTGCAGGGGCGGCGGGTGTCGGCGCGCTGAGGAGGCCCGCCGGATCAGGTGTCTTCCCGGGCGTCCCGCTCACGCCCCTCCATCAGCTTCAGCCGCACGCGATGCGCCACGACGATCAACGCCAGCCACGCGAGCGCCAGCAGCCAGCCCGCGATCACGTCGGTGAGCCAGTGGTGGCCGAGGTACACGCGGCTGAGGCTCACCGAGGCGGCGAACACGATCGCGATCACGTAGGTGAGCGCGCGCGTCGACCGCCGCATCTGCCGCAGGACGAGCAGGTACGCGACGATCCCGGCGGCCACGCTCGCGTTGAGGGTGTGGCCCGACGGGAACGACGGCGACGTCTCGTAGGGCGGCACGGCGTCGGCGCGCGGCGGGCGGTCGCGGCCGACGAGCTCCTTGCCGACCTCCGTCATGAGCAGGGATCCGGCGCCCGCGGTGAGCCCGAGCACGACCGGCACCCACTGGCGCCGACGGATCGCGAGGGCGACGATGACCGCGACGCCCACGAGCGGCACGGCGTAGACGCCCGCGGCCTCGGTGAAGACGGTGACGGCGGTGTCGAGCCAGGGCGAGCGGACGTCCATGGCGAGGTGCAGCGCGGGCTCGTCGAGGAGGGCGACGCTGTCGTCGTCGATCACGGCGACGTAGAGGCCCGCGAACAGGCTCGACGCGGCGGTGATGACGAGGAGGCCGAGGATCAGGACGGCGGCGAAGGTGCCCGAAGGACCGACGCGGGTCGCCGCGCGGACGACGCGACCGGGCGGGCTCGTGCGGACGCGACGGCGCGCAGGCAGGCGGTCGCCGGTGGCGGGCCGGATCACCCGTGGACGAGCGCGGAGGACGGCACGCGGTCGCGGCGGCGGACGGCGGACGCGATGAGGCCGGCCGTGCCCGCGATGACGCCGATGACGAACGTCGCGACGCCCCCGATGACGCCCATGAGCACGATCCCGAACACGCCGGCGTCCACGTCGAGCTGCCCGACGCCGTCCCGCGTCGCCCACGCCGCGAGCACGGCGAGACCCAGAGCCAGGACGAGCGCGACGATCGTGGAGCCCACGAGGTACCAGCCCCACCCGGCGCCACGGGCCTTCGCGACGACGAGCACGACGGCCGCGATGACCACGAGCACCGGCACGCCGAGCGTCAGGGTGAGGGCGAGCGCGAACGCGGTGTCGGGATCCATGGATCGAGCGTAGGCCGCACGGCAGGAGTCGGCGAGGGCGCGACGGGCGCGCTCCTAGCATGGGCAGATGGCGGGATCACGGTTCGCGGACGACGACGGGCGACCGTCCGCGCGCATCGCGGGCGTCGTCCTCGCCGCCGGCGCGGGCACCCGGTACGGCGGCCCCAAGGCCCTCGCGACGCATCCCGACGGCACGCCGTGGCTCGCCACCGCGATCCGCGCGCTCGCCGACGCCGGCTGCTCCCCCGTGCTCGTCGTGCTCGGCGCGCGGGCGGACGAGGCGGAGGCGCTCCTCACCACGCTCCCGGAGTCCGCCCACGCGCTCGTCGTGCGCGCCGACGACTGGGCCCTCGGGATGTCCGCCTCCCTGCGCGCGGCGCTCCGGGCCGCTGCCGCCCTCGATCCGCCGCCCGTCGCACTCGCCGTCGTCCCCGTCGACGTCCCCGACCTCGACGCGGCGACCGTCCGGCGCGTGCTCGACGCCGGCCCCGCGGATCCGGCCACGCTCCGCCAGGCCGTCTTCCGCGGCCGGCCCGGCCACCCCGCCCTGCTCGGGCGCGACCACTGGGCGCCGCTGGCCGCCGAGGTGCGCGGCGACGCGGGCGCCCGCCCCTACCTCGCCTCGCACGGCGCGCAGCTCGTCGAGGCGGCGGACCTCAGCACGGGAGCGGACGTCGACCGGCGCGCCTGACGCTCCGTCAGAAGTTCGACGCGGATCGCGCACCCGAGCCGTCGACCACCAGGTCGAGGTAGGGGTAGGAGCTCGCGATCCCGCTCACGGCGTTCGCGAAGCAGCGCAGACGGGCCTTCGCCGGACCGGTCGCGGACCCGTAGCGGGCCTTCACGATGTCGAACTCCTGGATGGCGCAAGATCCCGCATAGGCCTGGATGTCCCAGTCGGAGATCTCGTCGATGCCCGAGGCACGCACCGATCGGTAGTAGGACGCTCGGAACTGCAACGTCAGCGTCGGGGTGTCGCTGATGACGAGGCAGTGCGAGTACTCGGTCACCCCCGCGCCGGTGTACCGGGAGCAGTCCTGGATGTCGTCGGGATGGATCGCCGTGCTCTCCCTGGGCCCCTCGACGGCTGTCGCGATGAAGGAGCCGTCGGCGAAGCGCGAGACCTCGTACGCGAGGCCGTCGTGGACCAGGGTGTCGGTCGATGTCGGGGTCGCTTCCGTCGCGGCGTCGAGGACACGGTCGTGATCGATCCCGTCGAGGAGCCCGGCGCGCAGTTCGGCGGGCACGCCGAAGTCGACGAGGCGCTGCGCGATGCGCGCGCGATCTCCCGCGGGGAGCTTCGAGGAGGCGGACGCCGGATGCTGTGAGTCCGGTGCCGCGCTGGCGGGAGCCGCCACCCCGCCGACGGCGAGGGCGGTGATGGTCAGGATGGACAGGGTCGTGCGCGAGATCCGCATGCTTCCTCCGATGCCGAGCGACCGCGTCCGTCGCGGCCATGCGGGCATCATGCAGCGTGTGCGCCCAGGTCGCAAACGCTTGCGCACAGGACGCGTCTCGTGATCGGTGCACCGCGGGACCTGACGAGCCTCAGCCCCCCAGCGCCTCCTCCAGCGCGTGCCACGCGAGCAGCGCGCACGTGCCGCGGAGCGGGTAGCGGCCGGAGTCGGCGAGGGCGAAGGCGTCGCCGAGCCGGTCCTCCGCGCCGGGCCGGAGCTCGTGGGAGCGGATCAGCGCGCGCAGCTCGACGACGAGCGCCGACGCCTCCGCGGCCGTCCGCCCCTCGACGAGCTCGGCGAGCATCGACGCGGACGCCTGCGAGACCGTGCACCCGCGGCCGTGCCAGCGGACGGCGACGCGCTCGGCGGGATCCACGGCGGCACCCGCGTCGACGGCGGGGTGCGCGGGATCCACCGCGAGCACCC
This genomic interval from Clavibacter michiganensis contains the following:
- a CDS encoding amidohydrolase family protein: MSEPRTTDHPASPTTDSRRAVHRGHVLHITGSPRVEDARRHLVSVPDGALAIDDAGRIAWVGPYRELPAAFADAPVHGDASDFLIPGFVDAHVHFPQTYTTSAHGGGQLLEWLDSCVFPSEARLEDEGFARMIAADFTRRRIMAGTTSALVFGSAFPHAQDALFEASRDAGLRLVSGRGIQTVGSGPAAPLLTSEEDAIALSCAEIDRWHAVDTGDATTATLQVAIVPRFSLSVTPTTLRGLGELYDVARGEGVHFHSHLNENDRPGTGEIAAVRQVYGTDTYLDTYDGLFLPGSERGGSSLLGRRSVFAHAVHCQDSELARLAETGSSIAHCPTSQQFLGSGTMPWRRTVAAGVNVAIGSDVGAGDEWLVSRVLNDAFKVHLSEPGDAGVEIDAAELLFTGTLAGARALDMEDRYGNLDVGKDADFLTITPDLWEPLALTLAHGIRADDADRATDQILFTLLMGLREPAISAVHVQGRRVSAR
- a CDS encoding XdhC family protein, whose protein sequence is MLEIAAEVLDALADGRRLAVACVTDVLGSAPRTAGTAMAVDDRGRVIGSISGGCVEGAVVEVAHGVLEDGVPALTSFGVSDDDAFQVGLTCGGRIGVVVVEVAPAGDARSPIPVAVRAALEDARAGRAASLALVLEGPAAGAWITGAPDPEADAAVGADPARRIRAELASRLAAGRSGTTEVDCADGPLRVLHLVTAPPPRLLVFGAVDFSAALADAAALLGYRVTVCDARPAFATRARFPSAHEVVAEWPDEYLARTEVDARTVICVLTHDDRFDVPLLVAALRLPVAFVGAMGSRATDVRRRALLVEEGLTEAELARLRSPIGLDIGASTPQETAVSILAEVLAARAGAAGAPLTTTTGPIHGESA
- a CDS encoding nucleotidyltransferase family protein, coding for MAGSRFADDDGRPSARIAGVVLAAGAGTRYGGPKALATHPDGTPWLATAIRALADAGCSPVLVVLGARADEAEALLTTLPESAHALVVRADDWALGMSASLRAALRAAAALDPPPVALAVVPVDVPDLDAATVRRVLDAGPADPATLRQAVFRGRPGHPALLGRDHWAPLAAEVRGDAGARPYLASHGAQLVEAADLSTGADVDRRA
- a CDS encoding APC family permease, with the protein product MTAAAESASAAPQPALARRLGLLDATVLGLGAMIGAGIFAVMPAAARAAGGGLLVGLAIAAVVAFCNATASAQLAARYPSSGGSYLYGRERLGEWPGFLAGWSFVIGKTASCAAMALTFAAYAVPAAWQRPVAALAVVALATVGCLGVTRTARLARVIIAVVLAVIALVLVAGLVAGGPHAAAGPVAGVVDATPYGVLQSAGLLFFAFAGYARIATMGEEVRDPARTIPRAILLALGGALVVYALVAVTLLGVLGDARLGGSTAPLADVVRDAGWAWAVPVVGVGAAAACLGALLALLAGIGRTSLAMAREGDLPRALAVVHPRYRVPQRAEIAVAAVVVALVLTVDLRGVVGFSSFGVLLYYVVANAAAFTQERADRRYPRALQALGVVGCLVLVATLPGASIAVGSGVLLVGVVGRAVVLARRRRAAA
- a CDS encoding iron-sulfur cluster assembly scaffold protein, with amino-acid sequence MTLDRQIASALIADHARRRIGSDAALRAASAPGRFVAEPDAATPAVGVVLGTSEQRNATCGDVVDLRVLAVDPAHPAVDAGAAVDPAERVAVRWHGRGCTVSQASASMLAELVEGRTAAEASALVVELRALIRSHELRPGAEDRLGDAFALADSGRYPLRGTCALLAWHALEEALGG
- a CDS encoding phosphatase PAP2 family protein, with protein sequence MIRPATGDRLPARRRVRTSPPGRVVRAATRVGPSGTFAAVLILGLLVITAASSLFAGLYVAVIDDDSVALLDEPALHLAMDVRSPWLDTAVTVFTEAAGVYAVPLVGVAVIVALAIRRRQWVPVVLGLTAGAGSLLMTEVGKELVGRDRPPRADAVPPYETSPSFPSGHTLNASVAAGIVAYLLVLRQMRRSTRALTYVIAIVFAASVSLSRVYLGHHWLTDVIAGWLLALAWLALIVVAHRVRLKLMEGRERDAREDT